The genomic window CAGGATAATCGCTCCGAGATTGAGGAGTGCGACAACAACGCCTTATCAACCCCCTCATAAAAGGGTTGTGAGTAATCGTTTCGAGGTATTTTCGTCTATGCCGGTGGGTGTTGAGGAAGAGGATTGCAACACAAGCGATGCTTCTTCAGCTTCAACCCACTTTAAAAGGAAGAAGCCTCGCAACCAAATTCCATTGGGTCATCGTCCGGTGACTCGAAGCCAAACAAGTTCTGGTAATTTACAAAATCATGCGATCTATGTAGGGTCTTATAATCCCCTATTTAATGATCATTCTAATATTGAAAATGAATTATTGGATACTGCAGGCTCAACTGATCCAAACCCACCAAACGGGGAAGATCCACAAGCCCCAAGTGATATCGGTTCACACTCTTCGCATAATGAGAGTGAGCCTAGCGAGGCTGAACAAGTCCTTGCCACCAATGATGGACAATCCGTGCAAGAGCAAATGAATCAAATGATGGCTGCATTGCAGCAAAAAGAAGAAGAGTTGGCCGCACTCCGCGAGCAGGTGACCAACGCCAGAAATAATACAAATGGGGCCAATGCATCGACCAGTCAGAAtgatcctcctcctcatccttcgGCAAATCAGGATGGTCCTCATCGCCACCCTCAACCTGAAATTACCCTTGAAAGCATACAAAGGATGATTTCCGAGGGCGTGAAAGCGCAATATATGCAAACTCATTACTCCATGCGCCCTGGGTATGTCAAGCCCTATCCGCCGGAAGTAGATATGATACCATTTCCAAGCAATTATCGCCAGCCGCAATTCAGCAAGTTCAATGGGACTGGGTCACCACATGAACATGTGGCTCATTTCCTCGCTGCGTGCCAAGATACAGCGCATAATGGAGCTCTCCTCCTACGTCAGTTTGTGCAAACATTATCAGGTCCAGCTTTCACATGGTATAGCAAGTTGGCACCAGGCTCAGTCCGCACATGGGAACAAATGCAGGACGCCTTCTTAGAGCGCTTTTATAGCACTCAAAGGATGGTGGGAATAACTGAGCTCACTCAAACTATGCAAAGGCCAAATGAGAAGGCTGCGGACTTCATAAATAGATGGAGGAATTTAAGCCTCCACTGCCCACAGCCAATCACCGAACCCGAAGCGGTTCGTATGTGTATGAACAACTTGAGTCCAGACATGGCCATTCACCTGCAAGGTGTGAGGCCAATAACTTTTGAAGAGTTGTCTTCAAAGGCTACAGACATAGAAAATTATATGCATCACCTGTCTCGTCCGCCAAGGACATTCAATAAAGCACCGTTGGACAAAAGTAACCCACGAGATAAGCCCacctcctccaagccaaaacaAGTGCAAGCTATGGAGGCAACAATGGCACCCCGAAAGTTCCAACCTGGGGGTAcgtccacaagaatgccaaacaaaGAAGGTGCACCCGCTCCTAGGAGACCAACTCTTAGTGAGCGACAAAATCAGAAATATTCCTTCCCTGTTGAAGAAGTGGATGATCTGTTCATGGGATTGAGGGAATTAGGACTCATTGAGCTCCCTAAACCAAAGAGGCCCGAGGAAGCTTCTAAATTTGATGATCCTAATTTCTGCCACTACCATCGCATCCTAGGCCATACACTGAAAGATTGCTTTGTGGTCAAGAACTTAATACAAAAGCTCATAGATGAAGGCACCTTAGATGCTGATCAACAGAAAGACATGACGAAAGGGAAGAAAACGGCAACGTCAAATGTCGCCACCTTTCAAAATGATTTGGTGAGTCGTGCAGCTCCAAAAATAGGGCCAAGTTATGATCAATATATGATATCAAAACCTGAACATGTTAATGTGTCTTTCTCAGGATATCCAAAACAGCAAGCTGAGTGCCAGCATGAAGGCAAGACTTTCCTTCGATGGATCCACTCCCCAAAAGGAGGACCATCAAGTTCCCAAAGATCCGGAGAGCGTCGACAGCAACTCTCAAGGCGATTTGCTCTACGACGAATGATGGAAAAGGGCGAAGGCCCGCGCTTCTACCAAAATATTAAGAAGCGCGAGGCCGACCCCCTCGAAAAGTACGATGCCTTCCCCATCGGAATgtttgaggatgatgatgacgagtCTCTTCACTTCCCTGAAGAAGAGACATTAGAAGTTGATGAAGTTCAGCTTAGATCAGGCCGTCAACTGCCTAGACCATCTCCTCAACAAAGAAATCCCCCAAATGTAACTCCGAGTGATGTAACTGACCATGTTCCCAATGTGTCGGTCAAATATGATGTAATCTCGCACTTGAAGAAAATACCAGCAATGTTGTCTGTGTATGATGCTTTGTGTCTCTCTTCTGATTTACGAAAAGCATTTATTACCGCACTTTCATTTCCTGAAGATTATAGGGTTGAGGTTTCACAAGCAGAAGTAAAATTAGCTCGAGCTCAAAGTATTACCTTCAGTGATGAGGATCTGTTATTAGGGAATACAAAACATAACAGGCCCCTTTTCATGCTTGGTGAAATTGACGATCTTCCTATTAATCGTATAATGATTGATGGTGGTTCAGCCATAAACTTGTTGCCCATGCGCACTCTCAAAAAGATTGGATATTCCAAAGGAGATTTATGTCACTCGAATGTTGTCATCCATGGCTTCAATCAATCAGGCCAAGAAGCATTGGGTACCATATGTCTAGTTTTAAAGTTTGAAAGTTTCACGACATATGTAAAGTTTTATGTGATTGATGCAGCAACCTCATATAATGCTCTCATTGGACGCCCATGGCTACATGAAAATAAAGTTATTCCATCTACTCTCCATCAATGCATCAAGTACAAAGATCCTTCAGGAGATATAATAAGGATTTTTGCGGATAAGAAGCCATTTACCACGGCGGAAACCTTCTATGCTGACGCAAAGTTCTATTTTGAGCATGTTGATAAAGTCTCAAAGCCGAAACCAACATTACCATTAGAGGAAAATATCCCCAAGATAGAAGTTGGCGAGACTACATCAAGCAAAAAGGTATATCGGTATATACCAAATAACCAAAGGAAGAAAGGCGATCCTATATTTCGCATCATAAATAAAAAGCCCTCTCAAAATAGAGGTACTTCATTTCCAACTCCCTTACCTCCTTTGGTGCAATATAACATTAAACAAGCCCAAAGTGAAAGAGACGTTAAAATAAAGGGGTCTACACAAATTACTTTGTTAAATAAAGATGATCAAACATTACCTATCTCTTTATATGACGACAAAATTCTTTACATTATGCAACAGATGGGATATGATATATCTACTGGCCCGTCTTTATGTGATGGCCGGGGGCAGCTCGCACCTTTCGAAAAGTTGTTGTCTCAGGCTCAACTCAATGCTCTACATCAAGATGAAGTGTTGAAAGAAGAGAAATATGGTTTAGGCTATGAAGTTAATATGACTTCCACTGAACCTCTCGATGCTACTGAAGCCTCTCCACAAATGGAAGACGGAAATCAACCAACTACTGATGAGTTGGAAGAAATTAATATTGGCACGGACGATGATCCCCGTCCAATCTTCATTAGCAAACGTTTATCCAAAGAAAGTAAGAAAGAATACCATAAATTTCTTTCTGCAAATAAAGATATATTTGCTTGGTCTTATGAAGAAATGCCAGGTTTAGATCCAATGGTGGCTGAACATAAATTGGCCGTCCGAAAGGATGTCACTCCGGTGAAGCAAGGACAAAGAAGATATCGTCCTGAACTTCTCCCGCAAATAGAAGCTGAGGTCGATAAACTCATTGCTGCCGGGTTTATTCGAGAAGTAAAATACCCGAAATGGGTGTCTAGTATTGTACCCgttaaaaagaaaaatgggaagatACGTGTGTGTGTTGATTTTAGAGATttaaacaaagcatgtccaaaagatgAGTTTCCAATTCCGATCTCTGAAATCCTTATTGACGCCACTATGGGGTATGAAATATTCTCCTTCATGGATGGCTTTTCTGGCTACAATCAAATAAAAATGTCGCCAGAAGATGAAGAGTTAACAGCATTTCGTACACCTAAAGGCATATTCTGTTATAAAGTCATGCCCTTTGGATTGAAAAATGCGGGTGCCACGTATCAACGGGCGATGGCCATTATTTTAGATGGCTTATTGTATGAAATCGTTGAGTGCTATATAGACGATATTGTGGTAAAGTCTAAGCGCGAGAAAGATCACTTAAAACACTTGGAAGAAGTGTTTACACGCCTTAGAAAGCACAAATTGAAAATGAATCCTATGAAGTGTGCCTTCggggtgtcctcagggaaattCCTGGGTTTCGTGGTCACTAAACATGGCGTTGAGATCGACCCTACTAAAATAAAGACAATTGTCGACATGCCTCGACCAACAAACTTGCACGAATTAAAGAGCCTCCAAGGCCATTTAGCGTATATTAGGAGATTCATCTCAAATTTATCCGGGAGGTGCAAGCCTTTCTCTCGGCTCATGAAGAAAGGAGTCCCGTTCCAATGGGATCAAGCATGTCAAAATGCTTTTGATGATATAAAGAAATATTTAACGAACCCTCCTGTGTTGTGCGCGCCAATTAAAGGGCGGCCACTAATCCTCTATACAGCAGCTATGCCAACTTCATTAGGCGCTTTATTAGCACAAaccaatgatgaagggaaagagGTCTCACTATATTACTTAAGCCGCACCCTGCTGGGGGCAGAGTGCAACTATCCGGATATAGAAAAAATATGCCTAGCACTTGTATTTGCAGCTCAAAAACTCCGTCATTACATGTTAGAACACACCGTGCATCTCGTATCGAGAGCTGATCCACTCCGACATATTTTAAGTAAAATGACATTATCAGGTAGATTGGCCAAGTGGGCGATGATCCTTTCACAATTTGATATTGTATTTGTGCCACAAAAAGCCGTTAAAGGTCAAGCTTTGGCTAATTTTCTAGCTGCACATCCTATACCTGACGACTTTCCCATCGACGATGATCTACCAGATGAGGAAGCCTTCACCACTACGGTATCTAATCCTACGTGGCAAATGTATTTTGATGGCGCTTGCCGAAAGTCGGGAGCAGGTGCAGGAGTTGTATTTGTCACACCTGATGAAGCGATATTCCCATATTCTTTCACACTCACTTCGGCGGTCTCAAATAATGCTGCTGAATATGAGGCGCTAATTATTGGGCTTGAGATAGCTCACAATATGGGCTTAAACACACTCTCTATATATGGAGACTCCCAATTAATAGTCAATCAATTGTTGGGAACATATACAGTAAAGAAAGAAGGGCTTGTACCTTATTTTAAGAAAGCAAAAGAACTAATGACTAGGTTTGCTGATTTGAAAATTCAGCATGTCGTAAGAAGCCAAAATGAGAAAGCCGATGCATTGGCAAGCTTAGCTGCCAGCATGTCAATAAATCCATGTCAAACTATGGACGTTCATGTGGAGGAGCGAAGAGTTCTTCCCGTACTTGCTGAGGAAGAGAATATATTATCTACTTCGGCCATGACTATAGATACGTGTGAAATCGAGATGGGTGATTGGAGAACACCTTTTCTGGATTATTTGCTCCATGGATATTTGCCCTTGGATTCTAGTCAAAGGTCTAGGATCCGAAAGAGGTCAATTAACTATACGTGTATAAATGATACACTCTATCGACGCTCTTGCGATGGCATTTTGCTACGTTGCCTTGCCGGTGGTGAAATAATTGAAGCTTTGAAAGAAGTTCACTCTGGAGTATGCGGCGCGCACCAATCTGGACCAAAGCTCCATTACCAATTAAAACATTTGGGTTATTATTGGCCTACAATGTTTGTTGATTCTATGGAATTCGCAAAGAAATGCCATGAATGTCAAATACATGGTAATTTTATACACCAACCCCATGAACCGTTACATCCAACCAACATGTCTTGGCCCTTTGAAATGTGGGGAATGGATGTAGTCGGGCCAATAAATCCCCCATCCTCTAAGGGGCACAGGTTTATCCTTGCCGCGACCGACTACTTCTCTAAGTGGGCGGAAGCCATAGCACTAAAAGAGGTTAAAGCAGAAAATgtggaaaattttataaggacgAACCTTATATATCGGTTTGGGGTTCCAGCTCGAATCATATCCGATAATGGAACAAATTTTAAGAATCGGCAAATAGAGAAAATGTGTGCCAAATTCAAAATTAAGCACCATTTCTCTACTGGCTATAACCCATCTGCTAACGGTCAAGCGGAAGCATTCAATAAAGTGCTATGCAAATTGCTTAAAAAGGTTGTCTCGCAAAACAAGAGACATTGGCATGAAAAATTGCTTGAAACTTTGTGGGCGTATAGAACCACGACCCGGACGCCAACGAAAATGACGCCTTACTCGCTTGTATATGGAGGAGAGGCGGTCTTACCGTTGGAGGTGCAAATCGCCTCCTTACGCGTTGCTATCCGAGAAGAACTCAATGAGGATGAACCGGCGAAATTACGCCTAAAAGAACTAGATAATCTCGAAGAAAAACGGCTTCAAGCGTTGCAAAATTTGGAGGcataccaagctagaatgtctcgaGCGTTCGATAAATGTGTAAAAAGGAGGTCGTTCAAAGAAGGGGATTTGGTTCTCGCAGTTATTCGGCCTATGAACATCACACATAAGATGCAAAGTAAATTCGAGCctaaatgggaaggcccatataTTGTAAAAGACGTCTACTCTAGTGGCGCTTACAGAATCATATCTCCGGACGGGGAATATTGCCCACCGCCGGTAAATGGAAAATTCCTAAAGCGTTACTACGCGTAAAAACCTCCATTGCTTCATGAGGCTAAACtgaagtcaaaaaaaaaaaaaaaaaaaaaaaaaaaaaaaaagatcgacATCCTCCATTGCTTTACGAGGCTAAACTGAAGCTAAAGTAGCAaagttaaaaaatatatatatatacacgctcCGCAGCTTTCACGAGCCTAAACTGAAGcttaagaaaaaaaaaaaaaaaaaaaaagaaatcaatcATATGCTCCATTACTGCATGAGCGTAAACTGCAGCGCCAAAGACTATATAAAGTCCCGCATTAGCCTGACCTGCGAGAAGTAAACATACATGGCCATTGCGTCATAATAAACTAGCTAAAGTGCTAGTAATCAATAAAGTTTATTGTATAAACACCACACAAACTTCAGTGCATAGAGGTGCAGGATATTAACGCACTGATCATATACAATAAAAAAGAAAGGAACAGACAAACAGGTTTCTCAAATGCATTGGAAATAAACAAAGATCCCAATGCATATCTGAATTAACAAATAGTTCAAAAGATACCAACTAATGATTTCAGAACCAAATTAAATATGACGACGCAACGTCCAGCAAATGAAAGCGAATAAATGTTCAGAACTAATTTATTCAGAGTCTGATTCGAGACTTAATAAAGCTGATGAAACTGGATCCATCAGTCGGCTGTAGGGAGTAAACGGACCAAATCACCGAGCAGCTTCTCGGCCTCCTGAGCAGGAACCATTGTCTTCGCCTCAAGGTTTTTCCTAGCCCTTGTGCTGGCCTTTGCAGTGGCGTCACATAATGCCTGCTCCTGTTGCTTCACCGCTGAATCCAGAGCAGATCGAGTCTCAAGAAGTTGTCTCTCTTTTTCATTTAATTCTTGCAAGGCACGGTTGAgttcatctttcttcttttcaaccgATACTATTTCCTGGACTGCGACCTGAAGGGCATGTTCCCTAGCTGAAAGCTCCTTTTTGGCTTCATCAACAGCTTGGTCTACTTGCCCTGAGCTGCTTGCTGCAAATTCGGAATGAGCTTTCTGCAGTTGTTCAGAAAGATCAATCAGCTTGTCCAACATGGCCTTGATCTCAGAAATGCTAGTAAAGTTCACAGGAAGTTTAGCTGAGGTGTTTTGCAGGGCGGCACGACGCTCAGACTCTCTCAATGAAGTGACACTCAACCCATCAAGGACCTTTTTCACCACCTTGCGGGCAGCTGTCAGGAACACTTCCTCAATCTCTGAAACGTCCATGCTTTGCGTCCCCTGAAATTGCGCTTGGCTTGCGGAAGGACGATCAGGCGGCTGCTCCAATCCTAAACAAAAACCGAATGACATATGAATAtaaaaaaaaatgaacaaaatataATAGTTATTAAAAAACATTCATGAAtatagaaacatcaagtgaatcAATGCTAGAAAAGACTCCCCGAATCATGTTGCAGAGACTtttataaaaaagaagaaaagaaaagtcccCACCGGGTTTCGTGGTAACGATAGATGGAAGAGGCTGAAAATTACCTCCCCTTCTCATTATGCCAAAACCTGCAGCAGTTGCATTGTCATCGTTTTCATCTTCTAGATAATCATCATCACTGGGAGACTGATTATGACCAGCAATGTTGGGGGCATGATCAAGAGGGACCTCTCCAATGTCTGGATTAAAATCCTCATTCATATTAACAAAGGCTTCTGGAGCAATAATATCAAGGGATGGCTGCCCTTGGTTCTCTCCGATGATGGCAGCTCCAATGACTGGGTTGGAATCTCCATCCTCATTATCGAAATCAAGCTTCCGTTTGGCTCGAGGCTCGGCACTGGCATCAGGAACGATAGGGTTGGGAGATGGTTGCCCTTGGTTACCGCCCGGCGGCAAGACAGCTTGATTTTCTATCGCCGCCTGATTGTTCACTTGGTTCTCTTGAGCTGGTGGACCTTCAACTAAAATAGGCATACGGGAAGAGCCAGCAGCAGGATCGACATAGGAACTGCGTCTTGGCTGCAGAGATGAATGTACAGATTATTAAAAATAAATGATGACTCGTGAAGAAAGAATGAAATGAGATATTAAATTTGCTgatattttatttaaaaaaaaaagggggAACGCATATACCTGAAATGGTCGGATGGAAGGAAGAGTCCCCGAACGCAGAAAGTCGCATAGTGCTTTTTTCCACGGACCAGTGAATTCCTCTACTTTTGATTTGATGAACTCAGCATGCTGAGCACGGCGTTGCTCAGGTACCTCATGCACCACAAACAAATCATGGTGCGAAAGCCGACGACTGACAATAACATTGTCAACTGCTCTCTTCTTCCTGTCTTGATATGGTACCTTACCCACAGCAATACCATGGCTCAGGGCATCCAAAATGGAGTTAAAGGGCTCTGAAAATTTCTTGTACCACTTGAGCCAATGCACTGTGCACTGGCCAGTAATGGAGTCATCCGGAAGAAGAGGCAAGTTATCTTGCACAGGACGAAGAATGTGCCTCCAATAAGCATGGGCGATTCCAAAATCTTCTACGGTATATAAACTTGCTAGTGGAAGGAATGGGATCACTTGGTCAAGTCTGAATTGACGAGCCACGCGATCCGGGTGGTATGGCTCTGCAATGCATAGTCCAGCCCGCCTCCAAGGAAGCATACCACGACGGAGAGATAGATAAAATGTGTTGCGGATCCATGCTGGTGGGGGTGCCCTTGCTCGATCTGAGAATTTTGGCTTGTAGGGAGACCAAAGAATGTTGGCATCTTTACATAAAAAATCAAATGCCCCTACAGAATTAAAATGTGTGGGAATTCTGAACATGATGTTCGCCATCATCGGCTTCTTTAAGGCATGGTTATAGGCTGGAACGTGTGCACCCCGCATTCTATCACCAAAGATATTTTTGAAATAGGCCCCCATCCAGCCTATGATATAATGAACAGACCAACTCCTATTCAGATAAGAGGGACCAACTGGGTTTGTGCTGATCAGTCTCAGTGAGTAGTACAATGAGCATAGTGCTGGCTGTGCTAGAGCATAGCGACGACCCATAGCCATCCAAGAGGCCATCACAAACACCCCTGGCCGAATCAGAGATCCTCCTCCAacgacaacaaaactacaaagccAAAGTGCCAAGAAAGCTGCTTTGTAGGTAAGCGAAGCATCAGCATCGTCAGAATTAGGGGGTCCTCTTGGTGTATTATGAAAATGATCACACCATTCTTGAAATGAAACTTCTCCTCCAACTTGCAATTTATCCCATACCCTGAGAAGCTGAGACAGACATTTGGGATAACATAGGAGAGAAGGGTCTTGCTCATGCCGAGAAGGAACAAATTCTTCATAAAACTCTCCATCTAGAGGTAAACCCGCAAGCCGAAGCATATCTAAGAGAGTTATTGTACGCTCACCATCAGCGAATATAAAGGTGTTTGTTTCTGGATTCCACCTCTCTAAAAAAGACCTGAATAATGAAAGCGAGATGGAATAACGGCCCAAGAAACAATATATGGCCCCATAGATATAATCAGTACCTTCCCCATCTCCTTTGAGATTTGTACAGTGATGGTTTAGGACTGCAGTACCCCATTCCACATACCCTGAAGGAGTTAAAACATACTCCATGCTATGGTATTCCCATCCAAAACCCTGAGATATCATGCGATTACCCAAGGTGTATGCTTGCACAGATTGAGGCGAGGGTGCATGGGGATAAAAACAATGGCCACGGAAAGTTGACACCCTTCTCCACCCGCGAGCACTACCGTCCCTCTCGCCTTTCTTTAATTCAGTTTCTATAATCACGGGGTTGGCCTCATCACCAGATGCTGGGATATATGTGTGAAATTGAGCCACGCAAGAAAGCGGCAGCCTCTCAAATGAACCAGGAGATGGCTCATTCGTCTCCATCTACAACAAAATGCCGATGACACAAGGCATCATACACAGAAACCATCACCATTTCTTTTACCTTTTACGGGggtaaaaccaaaaaaaaatgatTGCCGACAGAATTGCGAAAATGTTCCTACCACATATAAAGGTAGATAAATTGGCAACACTAGGGCTCCAAAAtacaagccgtacgcaagaaAATAaatggatatatatatgcaatgaaCAGGTTCCGAGGAATTTGTCCACGTCTGTCAGATTGTTAGAAAAAAGGGACTAGCCTATGACtgataaatcaaataaattcAACTCAAGCCATCTAGGAATACAAACACAAGCGTGTGCTCAAAGCATGATTAAATAAATCAAGTACGACGACGGCCGGATGGAGATTAGAAGAATTATACCTTTCGTCGCCGCCGGAGGTAACGGCAAGGGAGAAGTCGGTACACCAGACTTGGAATATCTTACTTGAACGAGCCTCGATGAACTGAAGCAAATCCGAGGAAACTTCAATAATGTTAGGTAGGAACGATGGAAAGATGAGAGAGGAGCTCAATGAAAGGATATATCACCGTGGACTAGGAGAGATTGAAAGAGCAGATATTCGGAGAGTCCTGCGCCGCCAAGCTTCTCGAGTTAAAAGCAAACGTGACTAACCAAGTCCTATTATTTAGCCACGAGCCTTCCCACCTCCCGGCATACTCGGGAGTTCAGGTTTCAGGAGCATTTTTTCAATATAAAAAAAGGGGGGAcaaaatgaaaatgatgaatgaatATATATCCTTCATATATCCGGCACGTACGTAGGATACGGAAGTCCGTTCAAGTGCTATACGATAAATATATTTCCCATATAAAACAAAACAGAGGAATACATAATGAAATATAAAATAGCTCAATTTTCGAGCTCCGGATCCGTAAGCATATATTTTCGCATCCGGACCTCGAGGGGGCATCTGTTGGCACAAATTTTGGCCTACCTAAATACATGTGAATATTTATGCCATGAGAGATAAAATAATAAATAATTCAGATGGTTATATGCCATATAcagaaatcataaaataaaacatAATTGAAAAGAATGAAATTAATATATCTAAAAGAGACGCATGACAAAGATGAAAGCCTATGCAAATATATACCCGTCGTATATATTTGTATACCATATATTGTTCATTCACAAAAGGAGGAGAGATGTATATTGTTTATCTACATTCCAAGgaaataaaaacatatatatagaAGCAAATGCGTTTGGACACGCACACACGTTGGGTTAATTAAATTATGGCCATGAGCGTACGTGTGTATATACGATACGTATCTGTACACAATTGACAAGCTAGCTAGCCAGCACATATACGTAACACACGTACGTGCATGCGGCCCAGCCCACACAAGAAGATGTCGACTGTACGTTCTCCATAATTACTTTGATTAAAGAATTAATAAACGGCCCAAAAACCAGTTGTCAGGCAAGGGGTTCAAGAGTTCACAGTTGCGCGCCTTACACGTTCAAACAGGGCTGCGTCTGGTCGACACCGCTCGCGCACGACTGCACGATCTCCGCTCCCGTTGATTCAAACTTTGGCGCCGGCACCGGTTAATCAAAGGAAAGAGCGCCAAAACACCACGGAACTGCTCTTGCTTTAGGCCTATAAATACATGGCCAGTAGTAGAGAGAAGCCCGGCTCCATCTGCATATCGCCTCCAGGCTGCCCCCGCTCCATCTGCATATCGCCTCCAGGCTGCCTCGCTGCATCACTCAACACATAGTGCCGTCAGGCTGCGCTAACCGCCCGCCGGAAGTTCACCGTCGTGCTGCTGCCCTCCGGCGTCGTCGAAGCACACATCAGCGGCCCCTTCGCAAGGAGCTGCTACGTCCGTCCGTCGGCCCCTCGCAAGAAGCCGCTGCGTCGTCCGTCCGCCGGCATCCCGAAGAAGGTGAGCGGCGTTTCATGGCGTTCTGCTGATCCTCTTCCACGTCTTCATCTTCACGGCTCCACGGCGGCGTCCGGCAACAACTTCATCAACACCATGATCAAGACCTCGTGCGCAACCTTGCTCTCTTGAGCAAGTTGCCATGAGATGATCCAAGGCCCCAAGCCAGATTTGTTATGCAAACTGGATAGGGAAGAGCCTTGTTCTCGTGAACAAGAGCTATCGTCTCCAAGATCAAGACCTCAGATGCGGCTTGGCTCCATCGGGCAAGTTGCTATGAGATGTCTCAAGACCCCATGCCGGATTTGTCGTGCAAACCGGACAGGGAAGAGCATTGTTCTCTAGAACAAGAGCTAAAACCTCAAACATGCAAAGATCGTCATCTTCTGCAGTCAATCTGTGCATGGGTTCAAATCAACAGGAACCTTTGCTCGGAAAGACACAGAGATAGATGCAAACTCCATGCAAAGCGCTGCCCATATGCAGTATATGTGTATATGCAGTCCTCTAGACAGTTGTCTTCTTTGCATTGCATAAGTAGCTAACCAGCGTCTACATGTACATGTGATGTATATTAGAACAGCCATACTTTGTGAACTAACTAGCTTGCATGTGCCTGGAGTGCGTCATCGATTGACTagccagcatatatatatatgtgcacaTATACCTATATATCGATCCAGCCATGCATTGCATATTTAGTCCATACATCTGCACGCCGCTAGCAAGTCTCGGCATCAAACCATAGCACAAGCCACATGAACAGAAAAGTGCCAAGCTGATTCATATACCTGATAAATTTGTaaagataaaataaattaaaatcaaatgatCGTCATCCTAATAGTCGCCGTACTATCCAAAGTTAATAAATAAATTAATATCCCCTTATGTGCTTAGGTGGTCTTCATCCTTGAACCTAGATCCTGCTGTGTCACaaaaatgaatcaaataaaaTTAGTCCTTCCATGCCAAATCCCATGCGTCCATGCCACGTCCATCACCCAGATGCTAATTAACTTGCTGCGGCGTTCTGgctaaaataaataatatttgtcATAGTTTCCCGAAACCAGTCATACATGCCAAGCATAGACTCTCTATAAATACCGTGCACCATATGGGCACGTCAAATATTGCATCTCAGTTAGACAACATTCATATATGATTGTGCCTAATTAGCTGATAAATCAAaa from Miscanthus floridulus cultivar M001 chromosome 11, ASM1932011v1, whole genome shotgun sequence includes these protein-coding regions:
- the LOC136492154 gene encoding uncharacterized protein, whose protein sequence is MEKGEGPRFYQNIKKREADPLEKYDAFPIGMFEDDDDESLHFPEEETLEVDEVQLRSGRQLPRPSPQQRNPPNVTPSDVTDHVPNVSVKYDVISHLKKIPAMLSVYDALCLSSDLRKAFITALSFPEDYRVEVSQAEVKLARAQSITFSDEDLLLGNTKHNRPLFMLGEIDDLPINRIMIDGGSAINLLPMRTLKKIGYSKGDLCHSNVVIHGFNQSGQEALGTICLVLKFESFTTYVKFYVIDAATSYNALIGRPWLHENKVIPSTLHQCIKYKDPSGDIIRIFADKKPFTTAETFYADAKFYFEHVDKVSKPKPTLPLEENIPKIEVGETTSSKKMGYDISTGPSLCDGRGQLAPFEKLLSQAQLNALHQDEVLKEEKYGLGYEVNMTSTEPLDATEASPQMEDGNQPTTDELEEINIGTDDDPRPIFISKRLSKESKKEYHKFLSANKDIFAWSYEEMPGLDPMVAEHKLAVRKDVTPVKQGQRRYRPELLPQIEAEVDKLIAAGFIREVKYPKWVSSIVPVKKKNGKIRVCVDFRDLNKACPKDEFPIPISEILIDATMGYEIFSFMDGFSGYNQIKMSPEDEELTAFRRLAKWAMILSQFDIVFVPQKAVKGQALANFLAAHPIPDDFPIDDDLPDEEAFTTTSKV